From a region of the Paenibacillus sp. R14(2021) genome:
- a CDS encoding alpha/beta hydrolase, which translates to MTSPFHFDIHLPAHMEPGKRYPAVFTLHGKGSNERNMFGLVQPLQDEFIIIGIRGNLTLGAGYQYYGLISLGNPIREQFDPAIAELTAFIHEITAHYPIDPGKRYLLGFSQGAILAMTLALTMGAELKGIVALNGYVPSFVKTEYPLRSVKDMSIFISHGEFDSVFPVGIGRESADYFRTRTERLTFNLYPTDHGVSPENQ; encoded by the coding sequence ATGACCTCGCCATTTCATTTTGATATCCACCTGCCAGCTCACATGGAACCCGGCAAAAGGTATCCGGCGGTTTTCACGCTGCACGGCAAAGGGTCTAACGAACGTAATATGTTCGGCCTCGTGCAGCCGCTGCAGGACGAATTCATCATCATCGGCATTCGCGGCAATCTTACGCTTGGAGCCGGCTATCAATATTACGGGCTGATCAGTCTCGGCAACCCGATTCGGGAGCAGTTCGATCCGGCCATCGCGGAGCTTACGGCCTTCATTCACGAGATAACGGCACACTATCCGATCGATCCGGGCAAGCGTTATCTGCTCGGCTTCAGTCAAGGCGCAATACTGGCCATGACGCTGGCCCTCACGATGGGGGCTGAATTGAAGGGCATCGTCGCGCTGAATGGCTATGTGCCATCCTTCGTGAAGACGGAATATCCGCTGCGCAGCGTAAAGGACATGTCCATATTTATTTCCCACGGCGAATTCGACTCGGTCTTCCCGGTTGGGATCGGCCGCGAATCAGCTGATTATTTCAGAACACGCACGGAACGCTTGACGTTTAACCTGTACCCGACTGACCACGGCGTCTCTCCCGAGAACCAGTAG
- a CDS encoding helix-turn-helix domain-containing protein produces the protein MDIGSAIRSIRKRKNITIAQICEETGLSQGFMSQVETNKTSPSIATLENIAKALDVPLAYLLLQKEERMGIVRKTDRKTTTSGSGQLKVEHLSAARNMRMMIVEIPPGASTGDEPHAHEGEEVHVVLKGRIYAEQGEDAAEFGEGDSFSWNACVPHRVRNAGDELAVVLISVYTEKELDTPYYGSY, from the coding sequence ATGGATATCGGCTCCGCCATCCGGTCGATCCGGAAACGCAAGAACATTACGATCGCGCAGATTTGCGAGGAAACGGGCTTGTCCCAAGGCTTCATGAGCCAGGTGGAGACGAATAAAACCTCGCCTTCCATTGCAACGCTTGAGAATATCGCGAAAGCGCTGGACGTGCCGCTCGCTTATTTGCTGCTGCAGAAAGAAGAGCGTATGGGCATCGTCCGCAAAACGGACCGCAAAACGACAACCAGCGGTTCGGGCCAGTTAAAGGTCGAGCACTTAAGCGCCGCGAGGAACATGAGGATGATGATCGTCGAGATTCCGCCCGGCGCGTCGACCGGCGATGAGCCGCACGCGCATGAAGGCGAGGAGGTTCACGTTGTCCTCAAGGGCCGGATTTATGCTGAACAGGGCGAGGACGCAGCTGAATTCGGCGAAGGGGATTCCTTCAGCTGGAACGCCTGCGTGCCGCATCGCGTGCGCAACGCCGGCGATGAACTAGCTGTCGTGCTGATTTCCGTCTATACGGAGAAGGAGCTGGATACGCCTTATTACGGCAGCTATTGA
- a CDS encoding TetR/AcrR family transcriptional regulator gives MNGFEKRASSIKAKIMNTTLELLRTTELKRIRVADIARLANVSQVTIYNYFGSKEALVRETFQTYFDGAIADFEAYLAEGHPLKEKIEHIVFLKKASFRDFPPGLIKELMAGDPEIALYIERQYREKSLPMTARIIEEGKESGEIASSVSTPNVLAFIQLFMNQYDRILDMAQNSGDRDGFLEGMLELFFYGLSGKR, from the coding sequence ATGAACGGATTTGAGAAACGAGCCAGCTCGATCAAAGCGAAAATCATGAATACAACCTTGGAGCTGCTTCGGACAACGGAGCTGAAACGGATACGGGTTGCCGATATCGCGCGGCTCGCCAATGTCTCGCAGGTGACCATCTATAATTATTTCGGCAGCAAGGAAGCGCTCGTCCGCGAAACGTTCCAGACGTACTTCGACGGCGCGATCGCCGACTTCGAAGCCTATTTGGCCGAGGGCCATCCGCTGAAGGAGAAGATCGAACATATTGTTTTCCTGAAGAAGGCATCTTTCCGCGATTTTCCTCCCGGGCTGATCAAGGAGCTGATGGCCGGTGACCCGGAAATCGCCCTTTATATCGAGCGGCAGTACAGGGAGAAGTCGCTCCCCATGACCGCGCGCATCATCGAGGAGGGAAAGGAGAGCGGCGAGATCGCGTCGTCGGTATCCACGCCGAACGTGCTGGCGTTCATCCAGCTGTTCATGAACCAGTATGATCGCATTTTGGATATGGCGCAGAACAGCGGGGACCGTGACGGCTTTCTGGAAGGGATGCTGGAGCTGTTCTTCTACGGACTCTCCGGGAAAAGATGA
- a CDS encoding ABC transporter ATP-binding protein has product MLSVQQLTKRFSNGKGIVDVSFEVKQGEVFGFLGPNGAGKSTTIRHIMGFMKPDSGRAKVNGLDTWKEQGRFQASVGYLPGEISFIEGMTGRSFLDFMAAMQRVKDPARRSRLIERLQFDIDTPIRKMSKGMKQKVGIVAAFMHDPAVLILDEPTSGLDPLMQQTFIELVLEEKARGKTFLLSSHSFPEIERTCDRAAIIRDGVLLTVKDIHELQSMQRKLFEVTFASEEEASFFRQSGLAVESYEGTRVRVSVQGDYETFAAETAKYRVRNIDMFTQSLEEIFMHYYDRKERKS; this is encoded by the coding sequence ATGCTGAGTGTTCAGCAATTGACGAAGCGATTTTCGAACGGCAAAGGTATTGTCGATGTTTCTTTCGAGGTGAAGCAAGGCGAGGTGTTTGGCTTCCTTGGACCGAACGGAGCGGGTAAATCCACGACGATCCGGCATATTATGGGCTTTATGAAGCCAGACAGCGGCCGCGCGAAGGTGAACGGACTCGATACGTGGAAGGAACAAGGCCGGTTTCAGGCCAGCGTTGGATACTTGCCGGGCGAGATTTCATTTATCGAAGGCATGACGGGCAGGTCGTTTCTCGATTTCATGGCGGCCATGCAGCGGGTCAAGGATCCCGCGCGGCGCAGCAGGCTGATCGAGCGGCTGCAGTTCGATATCGACACGCCTATCCGCAAAATGTCCAAGGGCATGAAGCAGAAGGTCGGCATCGTGGCCGCGTTCATGCATGACCCGGCTGTTCTCATTCTGGATGAACCGACGTCGGGGCTTGATCCCTTGATGCAGCAGACGTTCATCGAGCTCGTGCTGGAGGAGAAGGCGCGCGGCAAAACCTTCCTCCTGTCGTCGCACAGCTTCCCGGAAATCGAGCGGACATGCGACCGGGCGGCGATTATTAGGGACGGCGTCCTGCTTACGGTCAAAGATATCCACGAGCTGCAGTCGATGCAGCGGAAGCTCTTCGAGGTTACGTTTGCAAGCGAGGAGGAAGCGAGCTTCTTCCGGCAAAGCGGCTTGGCAGTGGAATCGTATGAAGGGACCCGGGTGCGCGTATCCGTTCAAGGCGATTACGAGACCTTCGCGGCGGAGACAGCCAAATACAGGGTGAGAAACATCGATATGTTCACCCAAAGCCTGGAGGAAATCTTCATGCACTACTACGACCGGAAGGAGAGGAAGTCATGA
- a CDS encoding ABC transporter permease subunit, with the protein MNGVLYMQMMKVNLKGFMNYAIGSAFYMLLMFWLYPGIATNAAAIDQLVKSMPEGVGQAFGLSGFGSAEAFISGEYYGLILVLILSILCVQLSTQLMAKLVSQGAMGYLLSTPTTRVKVAVTQACVLVTGLFLIMAATTIAGFIGNAWLLGPEYAFHTELFLKMNAAAFLLFFAVGGISFLVSALTNDDKRALGISGAITFGFFSLDLLGKLGDSISWLRSLSIFSLYRPAEIVQGSVNVALPFLLLLVIGASAFVLAAVLFRRRDLPL; encoded by the coding sequence ATGAACGGCGTGCTGTACATGCAGATGATGAAGGTGAACCTAAAGGGCTTCATGAACTACGCGATCGGCTCTGCGTTTTATATGCTGCTGATGTTCTGGCTCTATCCCGGCATCGCGACCAATGCGGCGGCCATCGACCAGCTCGTGAAGTCCATGCCGGAGGGGGTAGGGCAGGCCTTCGGCCTGAGCGGCTTCGGAAGCGCGGAGGCGTTCATCTCGGGCGAGTATTACGGCTTGATTCTGGTGCTGATCCTATCGATTCTGTGCGTGCAGCTGTCCACGCAGCTGATGGCGAAGCTGGTGAGCCAAGGCGCCATGGGGTACCTGCTGTCGACGCCGACGACGAGAGTCAAGGTTGCCGTTACGCAGGCTTGCGTGCTCGTGACCGGGCTGTTCCTGATCATGGCCGCCACGACGATCGCCGGCTTTATCGGCAACGCCTGGCTGCTTGGCCCGGAATATGCCTTTCATACGGAGCTGTTTTTGAAAATGAACGCCGCTGCTTTCCTGCTCTTCTTCGCCGTAGGCGGCATCTCGTTCCTTGTGTCGGCGCTGACGAACGACGACAAGAGAGCGCTCGGCATATCCGGCGCAATCACCTTCGGCTTCTTCAGCCTGGACCTGCTCGGGAAGCTCGGCGACAGCATTAGCTGGCTGCGGAGCCTATCGATCTTCTCCCTCTACCGGCCGGCCGAGATCGTGCAGGGCAGCGTGAATGTGGCGCTGCCGTTCCTGCTGCTGCTTGTGATCGGAGCGTCGGCGTTCGTTCTCGCGGCTGTGCTGTTTCGCCGCAGGGATTTGCCTTTATAG
- a CDS encoding S-layer homology domain-containing protein codes for MVVKASGLPTDGSAATGYADDASVPGWARGAVAVSGKHALLDGLQDNRFAPSVKTTRAEAAAAIVRMRAVK; via the coding sequence ATGGTCGTCAAGGCATCTGGCCTGCCGACCGACGGCAGCGCGGCCACTGGCTACGCCGACGATGCGTCGGTGCCCGGCTGGGCCCGCGGCGCGGTCGCCGTCTCCGGCAAGCACGCGCTGCTCGACGGGCTGCAGGATAACCGCTTCGCGCCATCCGTCAAGACGACGCGCGCGGAAGCAGCCGCAGCCATCGTGCGGATGCGCGCGGTCAAGTAA